From Desulfocurvus vexinensis DSM 17965, a single genomic window includes:
- a CDS encoding VrlD encodes MIVRRQGGLTEFIPSPQEKREGILRDHTLDLLANLDARMRRIEELHGIEPEAAEAFSELMALIRREEIEAGRINRELMDAGYLHEDLSAAALAAQAGRNQP; translated from the coding sequence ATGATCGTTCGAAGGCAAGGCGGATTGACCGAGTTCATTCCGTCACCACAGGAAAAACGCGAGGGCATCCTGCGGGATCACACCCTCGATCTGCTCGCCAATCTCGACGCCCGCATGCGGCGCATCGAGGAGCTGCACGGTATTGAGCCGGAGGCCGCGGAGGCGTTCTCCGAACTCATGGCCCTCATCCGGCGGGAGGAGATCGAAGCCGGGCGGATCAACCGGGAACTGATGGACGCCGGATACCTGCATGAAGACCTGTCCGCCGCGGCGCTTGCGGCGCAGGCCGGGAGGAACCAACCATGA